One region of Danio aesculapii chromosome 7, fDanAes4.1, whole genome shotgun sequence genomic DNA includes:
- the LOC130231601 gene encoding histone H3-like → MARTKQTARKSTGGKAPRKQLATKAARKSAPATGGVKKPHRYRPGTVALREIRRYQKSTELLIRKLPFQRLVREIAQDFKTDLRFQSSAVMALQEASEAYLVGLFEDTNLCVVESVIMSGRGKGGKGLGKGGAKRHRKVLRDNIQGITKPAIRRLARRGGVKRISGLIYEETRGVLKVFLENVIRDAVTYTEHAKRKTVTAMDVVYALKRQGRTLYGFGG, encoded by the exons ATGGCAAGAACCAAGCAGACCGCTCGTAAATCCACTGGAGGAAAAGCTCCAAGGAAGCAGCTCGCCACTAAAGCTGCCCGTAAGAGTGCACCGGCCACCGGCGGCGTCAAGAAGCCTCACCGCTACAGGCCCGGTACCGTGGCTCTGAGAGAGATCCGCCGTTATCAGAAGTCCACTGAGCTGCTGATCCGCAAACTGCCCTTCCAGCGTCTGGTGAGAGAAATCGCTCAGGATTTTAAGACTGATCTGCGTTTCCAGAGCTCTGCCGTCATGGCCCTGCAGGAGGCCAGCGAGGCTTATCTGGTGGGTCTGTTTGAGGACACAAACCTGTGC GTGGTAGAATCTGTGATCATGTCTGGAAGAGGCAAAGGTGGTAAAGGACTGGGAAAAGGAGGCGCTAAGCGTCACCGTAAAGTTCTGCGTGATAACATCCAGGGAATCACCAAACCCGCTATTCGCCGTCTCGCTCGCCGTGGCGGAGTCAAGCGTATCTCTGGCCTGATCTATGAGGAGACCCGCGGTGTTCTGAAGGTGTTTCTGGAGAATGTGATCCGTGATGCTGTTACATACACCGAGCACGCCAAGAGGAAGACCGTGACTGCCATGGATGTTGTGTACGCACTGAAACGGCAGGGACGCACTCTGTACGGATTCGGCGGTTAA
- the LOC130231560 gene encoding zinc finger and SCAN domain-containing protein 29-like — translation MSASGNQPWSTREVQTFLAIIGEEKVLGNGMVRNERVFQLVSERMAAEGFQQTADQCRLKFKKLRSDYRRIKHNSRRGVNRKKKKWFDTMDAIYGRRPASLERSGGIDTTTSLLESLTNSSVEDPPSQLETTEGFDERLSVCSSSATRTSTPTPLQPAPSPQNGPRRMLFGKRKRGQQDVAAALAKLQASDERHQEWLERVEDRRDQQFKIMLEDIREERRHEAELTRQHMEQMSSFNQAFLGILGQLVQVLSSSRNPA, via the exons ATGTCTGCGAGCGGCAATCAACCGTGGTCGACCCGGGAGGTGCAAACCTTCCTGGCCATAATCGGCGAAGAGAAGGTGCTTGGTAACGGCATGGTAAGAAACGAAAGGGTTTTTCAGCTTGTTTCTGAAAGAATGGCTGCGGAAGGGTTCCAGCAGACGGCCGATCAGTGTCGCCTCAAATTCAAGAAGTTGCGAAGTGACTACCGTAGAATAAAACATAACAGCAGACGCGGTGTGAACCGTAAGAAGAAAAAGTGGTTCGACACCATGGACGCAATCTACGGACGCAGACCGGCGAGTTTGGAGAGAAGCGGCGGCATCGATACGACCACCTCTTTGCTGGAGTCTTTGACGAACTCTTCTG TTGAAGACCCTCCCAGCCAGCTGGAAACCACGGAGGGATTTGATGAGAGGTTGTCTGTGTGTTCCAGTTCGGCCACAAGGACCTCAACACCGACACCTTTACAACCAGCTCCATCACCTCAAAATGGACCTCGTCGTATGCTATTTG GCAAGAGGAAGAGGGGGCAGCAGGATGTTGCTGCAGCTCTGGCAAAGTTACAGGCATCTGATGAAAGGCATCAGGAATGGCTGGAGAGGGTGGAGGACCGCCGTGACCAGCAGTTTAAAATAATGCTGGAGGATATTCGTGAGGAAAGACGACATGAGGCTGAATTAACTCGTCAACACATGGAGCAGATGTCGAGCTTCAATCAGGCCTTCCTCGGCATACTCGGCCAGCTGGTGCAGGTGCTGAGTAGTAGCCGTAACCCAGCCTGA
- the LOC130231603 gene encoding histone H2A-like, with the protein MSGRGKTGGKARAKAKTRSSRAGLQFPVGRVHRLLRKGNYAQRVGAGAPVYLAAVLEYLTAEILELAGNAARDNKKTRIIPRHLQLAVRNDEELNKLLGGVTIAQGGVLPNIQAVLLPKKTEKAESYAIYVYKVLKQVHPDTGISSKAMGIMNSFVNDIFERIAGEASRLAHYNKRSTITSREIQTAVRLLLPGELAKHAVSEGTKAVTKYTSSK; encoded by the exons ATGAGCGGAAGAGGCAAAACCGGAGGAAAGGCCCGCGCTAAGGCCAAGACTCGCTCCTCTAGAGCAGGGCTTCAGTTCCCCGTCGGTCGCGTTCACAGACTGCTCCGTAAAGGTAACTATGCTCAGCGGGTCGGTGCTGGAGCTCCAGTGTATCTGGCAGCTGTGCTCGAGTATCTGACCGCTGAAATTCTGGAGTTGGCTGGAAACGCCGCTCGGGACAACAAGAAGACCCGCATCATCCCCCGACACCTTCAGCTGGCGGTGCGCAATGACGAGGAGCTGAACAAGCTTCTAGGCGGAGTGACCATCGCTCAGGGTGGTGTGCTGCCCAACATCCAGGCCGTGCTGCTGCCCAAGAAGACTGAGAAGGCC GAGAGTTACGCTATCTACGTGTACAAAGTACTGAAGCAGGTTCATCCTGATACTGGAATCTCCTCGAAGGCGATGGGAATCATGAACTCGTTCGTCAACGACATCTTCGAGCGCATCGCCGGTGAGGCGTCTCGTCTCGCTCACTACaacaagcgctccaccatcacaTCCAGAGAGATCCAGACCGCCGTGCGTCTGCTGCTGCCCGGGGAGCTGGCCAAACACGCCGTGTCTGAGGGCACAAAGGCCGTCACCAAGTACACCAGCTCCAAGTAA
- the LOC130231586 gene encoding histone H4: MSGRGKGGKGLGKGGAKRHRKVLRDNIQGITKPAIRRLARRGGVKRISGLIYEETRGVLKVFLENVIRDAVTYTEHAKRKTVTAMDVVYALKRQGRTLYGFGG; the protein is encoded by the coding sequence ATGTCTGGAAGAGGCAAAGGTGGTAAAGGTCTAGGTAAAGGAGGCGCAAAGCGTCACCGTAAGGTGCTGCGTGATAACATCCAGGGAATCACCAAACCCGCCATCCGTCGTCTTGCTCGCCGTGGTGGAGTCAAGCGTATCTCAGGTCTGATCTACGAGGAGACTCGCGGCGTTCTCAAGGTGTTCCTTGAGAATGTCATCCGTGACGCCGTTACATACACCGAGCACGCCAAGAGGAAGACCGTGACCGCCATGGATGTTGTGTACGCGTTGAAACGACAGGGACGCACTCTGTACGGATTCGGAGGTTAA
- the LOC130231564 gene encoding histone H2A-like, with protein MSGRGKTGGKARAKAKTRSSRAGLQFPVGRVHRLLRKGNYAQRVGAGAPVYLAAVLEYLTAEILELAENAARDNKKTRIIPRHLQLAVRNDEELNKLLGGVTIAQGGVLPNIQAVLLPKKTEKAVAKTAGKGGKKRKRTRKESYAIYVYKVLKQVHPDTGISSKAMGIMNSFVNDIFERIAGEASRLAHYNKRSTITSREIQTAVRLLLPGELAKHAVSEGTKAVTKYTSSK; from the exons ATGAGCGGAAGAGGTAAAACTGGAGGAAAAGCCCGCGCCAAGGCCAAGACTCGCTCTTCCAGAGCAGGGCTTCAGTTCCCTGTCGGTCGTGTTCACAGACTCCTACGTAAGGGTAACTATGCTCAGCGGGTCGGTGCTGGAGCTCCAGTGTATCTGGCCGCTGTGCTCGAGTATCTGACCGCTGAGATCCTGGAGTTGGCTGAAAACGCCGCTCGGGACAACAAGAAGACCCGCATCATCCCCCGACACCTTCAGCTGGCGGTGCGCAATGATGAGGAACTGAACAAGCTTCTAGGCGGAGTGACCATCGCTCAGGGCGGCGTGCTGCCCAACATCCAGGCCGTGCTGCTGCCCAAGAAGACCGAGAAG GCGGTGGCTAAAACCGCCGGAAAAGGAGGAAAGAAGCGCAAGAGGACCAGGAAGGAGAGTTATGCTATCTACGTGTACAAAGTGCTGAAGCAAGTTCATCCTGACACCGGGATCTCCTCTAAAGCGATGGGCATCATGAACTCGTTTGTCAACGACATCTTCGAGCGCATCGCCGGTGAGGCGTCTCGTCTCGCTCACTACaacaagcgctccaccatcacaTCCAGAGAGATCCAGACCGCCGTGCGTCTTCTGTTGCCCGGTGAGCTGGCCAAACACGCCGTGTCTGAGGGCACAAAGGCCGTCACCAAGTACACCAGCTCCAAGTAA
- the LOC130231569 gene encoding histone H3: MARTKQTARKSTGGKAPRKQLATKAARKSAPATGGVKKPHRYRPGTVALREIRRYQKSTELLIRKLPFQRLVREIAQDFKTDLRFQSSAVMALQEASEAYLVGLFEDTNLCAIHAKRVTIMPKDIQLARRIRGERA; the protein is encoded by the coding sequence ATGGCAAGAACCAAGCAGACCGCTCGTAAATCCACTGGAGGAAAAGCTCCAAGGAAGCAGCTCGCCACTAAAGCTGCCCGTAAAAGCGCACCGGCCACCGGCGGTGTCAAGAAGCCTCACCGCTACAGGCCCGGTACCGTGGCTCTGAGAGAGATCCGCCGTTATCAGAAATCTACTGAGCTGCTGATCCGCAAACTGCCCTTCCAGCGTCTGGTAAGAGAAATCGCTCAAGATTTCAAGACTGATCTGCGTTTCCAGAGCTCCGCCGTCATGGCCCTGCAGGAGGCCAGCGAGGCTTATCTGGTGGGTCTGTTTGAGGACACAAACCTGTGCGCCATCCACGCCAAGAGAGTCACCATCATGCCCAAAGACATCCAGCTGGCCCGCCGAATCCGCGGAGAGCGCGCTTAA
- the LOC130231592 gene encoding histone H4: MSGRGKGGKGLGKGGAKRHRKVLRDNIQGITKPAIRRLARRGGVKRISGLIYEETRGVLKVFLENVIRDAVTYTEHAKRKTVTAMDVVYALKRQGRTLYGFGG; encoded by the coding sequence ATGTCTGGAAGAGGCAAAGGCGGTAAAGGACTGGGAAAAGGAGGCGCTAAGCGTCATCGTAAAGTTCTGCGTGATAACATCCAGGGAATCACCAAACCCGCCATCCGTCGTCTCGCTCGCCGTGGTGGAGTTAAGCGTATCTCAGGTCTGATCTACGAGGAGACTCGTGGCGTGTTGAAGGTGTTTCTGGAGAATGTGATCCGTGATGCCGTTACATACACCGAGCACGCCAAGAGGAAGACCGTTACTGCTATGGATGTTGTGTACGCGCTGAAACGGCAGGGACGCACTCTGTACGGGTTCGGCGGTTAA